From one Pseudomonadota bacterium genomic stretch:
- a CDS encoding copper resistance protein B, translated as MRDPNSLCAFLLGLIVSSPVFAAAPGAGDVPPGWPNPIHDDAYYGFLLVDRLEVADNEGPNTLDWELVGWFGGDFNRLWLEAEGAQHLESSGGEIERLDVSWGRLIAPFWDLQLGVGTQRTYGPDEDDERHWAVVGLQGLAPGMFEVDANIRLDEEGVFAADLEVEYDLLITQRLMLQPSVETAIFSDSVEEFGIGEGLNRVALGLRLRYEIVRQFAPYIGVQWTRSFGETADFARSVDEPVSETSLLAGVRMWF; from the coding sequence ATGCGAGACCCCAATAGCCTTTGCGCCTTTCTGCTGGGCTTGATTGTTTCATCACCGGTGTTTGCCGCGGCGCCGGGCGCGGGCGATGTTCCGCCGGGCTGGCCTAACCCGATCCACGACGATGCCTACTATGGTTTTCTCCTGGTCGATCGGCTGGAGGTCGCAGACAACGAGGGACCCAATACGCTGGACTGGGAGCTGGTCGGCTGGTTTGGTGGAGATTTCAACCGGCTCTGGCTGGAAGCGGAAGGCGCCCAGCACCTCGAGAGCTCCGGCGGGGAGATCGAGCGTCTCGATGTGTCATGGGGGCGACTGATTGCGCCGTTTTGGGATCTCCAATTGGGTGTTGGTACGCAGCGAACCTATGGTCCCGATGAGGACGATGAACGTCACTGGGCTGTGGTGGGTTTGCAAGGACTGGCGCCTGGAATGTTTGAAGTCGACGCCAATATTCGTTTGGATGAGGAGGGCGTTTTCGCTGCGGACCTGGAAGTCGAGTATGACCTTTTGATCACCCAGCGCCTGATGCTTCAGCCCAGTGTCGAGACCGCGATCTTCAGCGATTCCGTTGAGGAATTCGGTATCGGCGAGGGGTTGAATCGCGTTGCCCTCGGTTTGCGGTTGCGTTACGAAATTGTCCGGCAGTTTGCCCCGTACATCGGCGTGCAGTGGACACGAAGTTTCGGCGAGACGGCCGATTTCGCCCGCTCGGTGGACGAGCCCGTTTCCGAGACCAGCCTGCTCGCGGGTGTTCGTATGTGGTTTTAG
- a CDS encoding copper resistance system multicopper oxidase: MKFRHAKLTRRRFVAGLASGGVIAAYGSLLPAYARTATWGTAATVARRAGEVIDLHVHRMPWPIGARMGEAVGINGTVPGPLLRLREGEDLTIRVHNQLTKDTSIHWHGLLLPFDMDGVPGVSFPGIAPSTTFTYRFPVRQSGTYWYHSHSGMQEQLGHYGPIIIDPAERDPVAYDREHVILLSDWTFENPHHILAKLKKHSDFDNFQKRTVQDLLRDVEDHGWAATLRDRWDWAAMRMSATDIADVTGHTYTYLLNGQAPESNWTGLFRPGERVRLRLINAATMTYFNFRIPGLPLTVVQADGQDVEPVETDELQIGVAETYDVIVRPTHEQAYTVFAESLDRSGFARGTLSPRSGLSAPVPPLRERPLRSMVDMGMAMHHMPAGKNTPPGETDQRGHDGHAGHTGHAMSPAVHPIEHQSQRQPGAVVARHLPDGHGPGNVSVAEVQRDRLAEPGTGLADVPHRVLVYSQLRRLDTDFDSRPPTRELELHLTGHMERYLWSFDGTKFSDAASPVEFVYGERLRLVLVNDTMMEHPIHLHGMWMELENGQGSKIPRKHTISVKPAERLSVLINADAPGRWAFHCHFLYHMELGMFRVVRVS; this comes from the coding sequence ATGAAATTTCGACATGCAAAATTAACCCGTCGCCGTTTTGTGGCGGGGCTCGCCTCCGGCGGCGTTATCGCCGCTTATGGCAGCTTGTTACCTGCCTACGCACGCACGGCAACCTGGGGCACTGCCGCCACAGTGGCGCGCCGGGCGGGCGAGGTCATTGATCTGCACGTTCATCGAATGCCATGGCCTATCGGAGCACGAATGGGCGAGGCAGTGGGCATCAACGGCACCGTACCGGGTCCGCTGTTGCGTTTGAGAGAGGGCGAAGACCTCACTATTCGCGTCCACAACCAGCTGACGAAAGATACGTCGATTCACTGGCACGGCTTGTTGTTGCCCTTTGATATGGATGGTGTGCCGGGTGTCAGTTTCCCGGGTATCGCACCGTCGACCACGTTCACCTACCGGTTTCCGGTCCGGCAGAGCGGGACGTATTGGTACCACAGCCACAGCGGTATGCAAGAGCAGCTGGGACACTATGGCCCGATTATCATCGATCCGGCAGAGCGCGACCCGGTGGCTTATGACCGGGAACACGTGATCCTCCTTTCGGATTGGACGTTTGAGAACCCGCATCACATCCTGGCAAAACTCAAGAAGCACAGCGACTTCGATAACTTTCAAAAGCGCACGGTCCAGGATCTCCTCCGCGACGTCGAAGATCACGGCTGGGCCGCCACACTAAGGGATCGCTGGGATTGGGCCGCGATGCGCATGAGTGCTACCGACATCGCCGATGTGACGGGCCACACTTACACCTATTTGCTCAACGGCCAAGCACCGGAAAGCAACTGGACCGGTTTGTTTCGGCCGGGCGAGCGCGTGCGCCTGCGGCTGATTAACGCCGCTACTATGACTTACTTTAATTTCCGTATCCCCGGTTTGCCGCTAACCGTTGTCCAGGCGGACGGCCAAGATGTCGAGCCGGTGGAAACCGATGAGCTCCAAATCGGGGTCGCGGAAACCTACGATGTCATCGTGCGACCCACGCATGAGCAGGCCTATACCGTGTTCGCCGAGTCCCTAGATCGCAGTGGCTTCGCGCGCGGCACGCTCTCGCCCCGGTCCGGTCTCAGCGCACCGGTGCCGCCCCTGCGTGAACGCCCGCTGCGTAGCATGGTGGATATGGGGATGGCCATGCATCACATGCCGGCCGGTAAGAATACGCCGCCGGGCGAGACGGACCAACGAGGCCATGACGGTCACGCAGGTCACACCGGTCACGCGATGTCGCCGGCCGTGCATCCCATCGAGCATCAATCTCAACGTCAGCCTGGGGCTGTCGTGGCACGCCACCTACCGGACGGGCACGGGCCGGGCAACGTCAGTGTGGCTGAAGTACAGCGGGACCGCCTGGCCGAGCCTGGCACAGGCTTGGCTGATGTGCCTCATCGGGTGCTCGTCTACAGCCAGCTCCGGCGTCTGGATACCGATTTCGATTCGCGCCCGCCCACCCGTGAATTGGAGCTCCATCTTACCGGCCATATGGAACGTTACTTATGGTCCTTCGACGGCACGAAATTCTCCGATGCGGCCTCTCCGGTGGAGTTTGTTTACGGAGAACGACTGCGCCTGGTGTTGGTGAACGACACGATGATGGAACACCCCATTCATCTCCATGGCATGTGGATGGAACTGGAAAACGGACAAGGTTCGAAAATACCCCGAAAGCACACCATCAGTGTCAAACCGGCGGAGCGGCTGAGCGTGTTGATCAACGCCGATGCGCCTGGCCGCTGGGCGTTTCACTGTCACTTTTTGTATCACATGGAACTGGGCATGTTCCGTGTGGTACGGGTTTCCTGA